In Desulfitobacterium chlororespirans DSM 11544, the following are encoded in one genomic region:
- a CDS encoding adenine phosphoribosyltransferase — protein sequence MKALDFDKYIRVIDDFPKPGISFKDITTLLKDGEAYRAAVDAIVEQVRESQPDLIVGPEARGFLLGAPVAYALGIGFVPVRKPGKLPGKTVSETYELEYGSDTLEVHADAIQPGQRIAIVDDLLATGGTISATARLIEKTGAQVAGMSFLIELGFLEGRKKLEGYKVFSLIKY from the coding sequence GTGAAGGCATTGGATTTTGATAAGTACATACGCGTTATTGATGATTTCCCCAAACCGGGTATTTCTTTCAAGGATATTACTACCCTGTTAAAGGATGGAGAAGCTTATCGGGCAGCGGTTGATGCCATCGTTGAGCAGGTCAGGGAATCTCAACCGGACCTGATTGTGGGACCGGAAGCCCGTGGCTTTTTGCTGGGGGCTCCGGTAGCCTATGCCTTGGGCATTGGCTTTGTCCCGGTGCGCAAACCGGGCAAACTTCCTGGTAAGACAGTGAGCGAAACCTATGAACTTGAATATGGTAGTGATACGTTAGAAGTTCACGCTGATGCCATTCAACCGGGACAGCGGATCGCGATTGTCGATGATTTGCTGGCGACCGGCGGCACGATCTCCGCCACGGCTCGCTTAATTGAAAAGACCGGTGCCCAGGTGGCAGGAATGAGCTTTTTGATTGAATTAGGCTTTCTGGAAGGCCGTAAGAAGCTGGAAGGCTATAAGGTATTTTCTTTAATTAAGTATTAA
- the recJ gene encoding single-stranded-DNA-specific exonuclease RecJ produces MTKRIWTKPQPLPGFKDSRSPLPQRLGITPVVADILRQRGIEAEEEILEFLRPSLLNLNSPFAFREMAKAIERLEQARAQEEKILIYGDYDVDGVTSTALLYKVLTDLGFKAVAYIPSRMDEGYGLHKDAITKALQANVKVMITVDCGITAVEEVEYARSQGIDIILTDHHEPPDSLPQAYAILNPKVQDSGYPFRELAGVGVAFKLAQALLERLEEGKSGAYAVLEILDLAALGTIADLVPLTHENRTIVAYGLRQMENTIHLGLRTLLEECGLWGKPLKAGQIAFMVAPRINAAGRMDSARAGLELLLTGHEERAVELARFLSRENALRQDTEKEIFAEAVEILEKAPIPRVIVLSGKNWHHGVIGIVASRLVERYYRPVFLIAEEEEMGKGSARGIGGYHVLDELKAQAELLEKFGGHSQAAGFSLKLETIPLLREALNQAALHLPEEMFYERIRVDQCVPLEVLDASLLHDLEHLAPFGFGNPSPVLAGRDYPLYLADTVGKDHAHLKCMFGPQGEWEGIAFRKGEELANILGSATVDVAFGLDWNTFRGVQSIQLMIKDIQPQASWQEDHDRSLAGQEIALGEEEVAAGGPYPQEVEIMDWRSKNREEWSKTLESRGDSIAFWDFTGISPQEPDADHQAPWAVIIGVPPSWQRVADIIRQVRNSGGQGVILAESQIDPLVLKERTGYLAREDLVQMYRVLYDLAIKNNPFTWVAEEIPLWQAQAGLKIFEELNLFRCLRYSSDTIHIEWIPAQKKLDLEGALRFRGAKSRWEEAMAFKEEYCTMPWPEFKKRLGRY; encoded by the coding sequence ATGACTAAAAGAATATGGACAAAACCACAACCCCTTCCTGGGTTTAAAGATAGTAGAAGCCCGCTCCCCCAACGGTTAGGGATTACTCCGGTAGTAGCAGACATTCTCAGGCAGCGGGGCATTGAGGCAGAGGAAGAAATCCTGGAATTTCTCAGACCCTCTTTGCTTAATTTAAATTCTCCGTTTGCTTTTCGAGAAATGGCTAAGGCTATTGAGCGTTTAGAGCAGGCACGGGCTCAAGAAGAAAAAATCCTTATCTACGGCGATTACGATGTTGATGGGGTAACCAGCACGGCTTTGCTCTATAAAGTATTGACAGATTTAGGGTTTAAGGCGGTCGCCTATATTCCCAGCAGGATGGACGAAGGCTATGGATTACATAAGGATGCTATAACAAAAGCTTTGCAAGCCAATGTGAAGGTGATGATCACTGTGGATTGTGGCATTACCGCCGTAGAGGAAGTGGAGTATGCTCGGTCTCAGGGGATAGATATTATCCTTACCGACCATCATGAGCCGCCGGATAGTCTGCCTCAGGCTTATGCCATTCTGAACCCCAAGGTTCAGGATTCAGGATATCCTTTTCGGGAATTAGCCGGAGTAGGAGTAGCGTTTAAGCTGGCTCAGGCCTTGTTGGAGAGGTTAGAAGAGGGAAAATCAGGTGCTTATGCGGTCCTGGAAATTTTAGATTTAGCAGCTTTAGGAACCATTGCTGATCTTGTCCCCTTAACCCATGAGAACCGCACCATTGTGGCCTATGGCTTACGCCAGATGGAGAATACCATTCATCTGGGACTGCGTACTCTTCTTGAGGAGTGCGGTTTGTGGGGAAAACCGCTTAAAGCCGGGCAAATCGCCTTCATGGTGGCGCCGCGTATTAATGCTGCAGGCCGCATGGACAGTGCCCGGGCCGGATTGGAGCTGTTGCTCACAGGTCATGAAGAACGGGCTGTTGAGCTGGCACGGTTTTTGAGCCGGGAAAATGCCTTGCGTCAGGACACCGAAAAGGAAATCTTTGCTGAAGCGGTGGAGATTTTGGAGAAAGCCCCTATTCCCCGGGTCATTGTTTTATCAGGGAAGAACTGGCACCATGGGGTCATCGGCATCGTAGCCTCCCGCTTGGTGGAGCGTTACTATCGCCCTGTTTTCCTTATTGCTGAGGAAGAGGAGATGGGGAAAGGGTCTGCCAGAGGGATCGGGGGCTATCATGTATTAGATGAGCTCAAGGCTCAGGCAGAGTTGTTGGAGAAATTCGGCGGACATAGCCAGGCCGCCGGCTTCTCGTTAAAACTGGAAACTATCCCCCTGCTGCGCGAGGCTTTGAATCAGGCGGCCTTACACCTTCCTGAGGAGATGTTTTATGAACGGATTCGTGTGGACCAATGCGTCCCTTTGGAAGTTCTTGATGCTTCTTTGCTGCATGATTTGGAACATCTGGCACCTTTCGGATTTGGCAACCCCAGCCCGGTGCTGGCCGGAAGGGATTACCCTCTCTATCTGGCCGACACGGTGGGCAAAGACCATGCTCATTTAAAGTGCATGTTCGGACCCCAAGGGGAATGGGAAGGAATAGCCTTTCGCAAAGGGGAAGAGTTAGCCAATATTTTGGGTTCGGCAACGGTGGATGTTGCTTTTGGTCTGGATTGGAATACCTTTCGTGGCGTTCAGAGTATTCAGCTGATGATCAAAGATATTCAGCCCCAAGCCTCATGGCAGGAGGATCATGACCGCTCCCTGGCCGGGCAGGAGATTGCCTTGGGTGAGGAGGAGGTTGCCGCAGGTGGCCCATATCCTCAAGAAGTGGAAATTATGGATTGGCGAAGCAAAAATCGGGAAGAATGGAGCAAAACCCTGGAAAGCCGGGGGGACTCCATTGCTTTTTGGGATTTTACCGGGATAAGCCCGCAAGAGCCAGATGCCGATCACCAGGCACCATGGGCGGTAATCATAGGGGTTCCTCCATCGTGGCAAAGGGTCGCGGATATCATCAGGCAGGTGCGGAACAGCGGTGGACAAGGAGTGATCCTGGCTGAAAGTCAGATTGATCCGCTGGTTCTGAAGGAGCGAACGGGTTATTTAGCGCGGGAAGATCTTGTCCAAATGTACAGAGTATTATATGATTTGGCTATTAAGAATAATCCGTTTACCTGGGTGGCAGAGGAAATTCCCCTATGGCAAGCACAGGCTGGATTAAAGATCTTCGAAGAATTGAATTTGTTCCGCTGTCTGCGCTATAGCTCCGATACCATCCATATCGAGTGGATCCCGGCCCAAAAGAAGCTGGACCTGGAAGGAGCGCTGCGTTTTCGCGGGGCCAAAAGCCGCTGGGAGGAAGCCATGGCGTTTAAAGAAGAATATTGTACGATGCCGTGGCCGGAGTTTAAGAAAAGGCTGGGCCGGTACTAA
- a CDS encoding polysaccharide deacetylase family protein, whose product MNHVKSKFIRLFFVFTVLTTLVLLGCSARPNEASVPQKPGINEEIQNQEPREEQEPIAKNNKDMNPPEGNNPLESGNDPLESLEPTQPLSPAQLSPTLKPSVPILYYHSIDYEGGNELRVPPEEFEAHMEYLSQNGYESVTLDDLYQYFYAGKDLPEKAFVLTFDDGYEDNYIHAFPIAEKYGYSGTVFVVTEWIGGKGYLNRQQLLEMNQDGWQIESHTVTHPYLDNISTEQIKEELLTSKEVLEELLGKPKVAFAYPYGVYDSSIIELCRETGYKMGLTTDRGWAGPEDPFRMKRVYCYAQMGLDEFRRRVENANY is encoded by the coding sequence ATGAATCATGTGAAGAGCAAATTTATACGTTTATTCTTTGTTTTTACTGTTCTAACCACTCTAGTCCTCCTTGGCTGTTCGGCAAGGCCTAACGAAGCGTCAGTACCGCAAAAACCTGGCATCAATGAGGAAATTCAAAACCAAGAACCAAGGGAAGAACAAGAACCCATCGCAAAGAACAATAAGGATATGAACCCCCCTGAAGGCAATAATCCTTTAGAGTCAGGAAATGATCCTTTAGAATCTTTGGAGCCTACACAGCCTTTATCGCCTGCACAGCTTTCACCAACACTAAAACCGTCTGTTCCTATACTTTATTATCATTCGATCGACTATGAAGGGGGCAATGAGCTGAGAGTACCTCCTGAGGAATTTGAAGCTCATATGGAATACCTTTCCCAAAACGGCTATGAGAGTGTTACCCTGGATGATCTCTATCAGTATTTTTATGCAGGGAAGGACCTTCCGGAAAAGGCCTTTGTTTTAACCTTTGATGATGGTTATGAAGATAATTATATTCACGCTTTTCCTATTGCGGAGAAGTATGGATACAGTGGAACGGTTTTTGTCGTGACAGAATGGATTGGGGGAAAGGGATATTTAAACCGGCAACAATTGCTGGAAATGAATCAGGACGGTTGGCAGATTGAAAGTCATACCGTGACTCATCCTTATTTGGATAATATTTCTACAGAACAAATTAAAGAGGAGCTCCTCACTTCAAAAGAGGTTCTGGAAGAGTTGCTCGGTAAGCCAAAAGTTGCTTTTGCTTATCCCTATGGAGTATATGATTCTTCCATTATTGAATTATGCCGGGAAACAGGATATAAAATGGGGCTGACCACAGACAGAGGGTGGGCCGGCCCAGAGGATCCCTTTCGAATGAAGCGCGTCTATTGCTATGCTCAGATGGGCCTTGATGAGTTCAGGAGAAGGGTTGAAAATGCCAATTATTAA
- the ilvN gene encoding acetolactate synthase small subunit — protein sequence MRHTLAVLVENRPGVLTHISGLISRRAFNIESIAAGYTEEPDTTRITVVVQADEMELEQVVNQLSKLVDVIKITNLTAADSIQRELAMIKVKASSETRSDIVDIVDIFRAKIVDVNRETMVIELTGEETKIDALCEVLKDYGIIEIVRTGKIALSRGPIPAKHG from the coding sequence ATGAGACATACATTAGCCGTGTTGGTTGAGAATCGCCCCGGAGTATTGACTCATATCTCAGGATTAATCAGCCGGAGGGCCTTTAATATTGAAAGCATTGCCGCAGGATATACGGAGGAACCCGATACCACACGCATCACGGTTGTTGTTCAGGCTGATGAAATGGAACTGGAACAGGTGGTCAACCAGCTTTCCAAACTGGTTGATGTGATTAAGATAACGAATTTAACCGCAGCGGATTCCATTCAAAGAGAGCTGGCTATGATTAAAGTGAAGGCCAGCAGCGAAACCCGTTCTGATATTGTGGACATTGTCGATATTTTTCGTGCCAAAATTGTCGATGTGAACCGTGAGACGATGGTTATTGAATTGACAGGAGAAGAAACCAAGATTGACGCTCTTTGCGAAGTCCTTAAAGATTATGGTATCATTGAAATTGTCCGGACTGGAAAAATCGCTTTATCACGGGGACCTATCCCAGCAAAACATGGATAA
- the ilvB gene encoding biosynthetic-type acetolactate synthase large subunit: MRMSGAQAVIECLKQENVEIVFGYPGGAVLTLYDALYETQFPHILTRHEQGAVHAADGYARATGKVGVCIATSGPGATNLITGIATAYMDSIPMVAITGQVAVSLIGRDSFQEADVTGITTPITKHNYLVKDADELPRVFKEAFHIARTGRPGPVLIDVAKDVFAKELDFHYPDNVHLRGYRPIFEGDAQIIAQVAEELSKAQRPLLFVGGGVNLADVSPALREFVEYTRIPVISSLMGLGCIPDQHPQNYGMVGMHGTYAANMATTHADLLIGLGVRFDDRVTGLVADFASKAKVIHFDIDPAEVNKNIIADIRVVGDLKWSIPALLNQVQERAAETWMGSNTEWEKQLDEWRENNPLTYLPREGMIMPQHLIQRVSHFAAEDAVVVTDVGQHQMWASQFYEYRRPRTLLTSGGLGTMGYGLPAALGAQVGCPDRQIVCFSGDGGFMMNCQELSTLADLDLPVKVFILNNQVLGMVAQWQRMFYNGHYSHTTLKGRTDFVKLAEAMGVTGLRVTEPQDVDMAIQKAFAIKGPVVVEIRIPADENVLPMVPAGGRLDQMIMGG, encoded by the coding sequence ATGAGGATGTCGGGAGCTCAAGCTGTCATTGAATGCTTGAAGCAAGAAAATGTGGAAATCGTTTTCGGATATCCTGGGGGTGCGGTCTTGACGCTTTATGATGCGCTTTATGAGACCCAGTTTCCTCATATATTGACTCGACATGAACAGGGTGCGGTCCACGCTGCGGATGGATATGCCCGAGCGACTGGAAAAGTGGGGGTATGTATTGCCACCTCTGGACCGGGAGCTACGAACTTAATTACCGGGATCGCCACAGCTTATATGGATTCCATCCCCATGGTGGCCATCACAGGTCAGGTGGCGGTTTCTCTGATCGGACGGGATTCCTTTCAGGAAGCTGATGTAACAGGAATTACCACACCGATTACCAAGCATAACTATCTTGTCAAAGATGCCGATGAATTGCCCAGAGTATTTAAAGAGGCTTTCCATATCGCCCGGACAGGCCGGCCTGGTCCGGTGCTGATCGACGTTGCCAAAGATGTGTTTGCTAAAGAGCTGGACTTTCACTATCCTGATAACGTCCACTTGCGTGGATATCGCCCGATTTTTGAAGGGGACGCTCAGATCATTGCTCAGGTCGCGGAGGAGCTGAGCAAGGCCCAAAGACCGCTGCTGTTTGTCGGCGGGGGAGTGAATCTGGCCGATGTTTCTCCAGCCTTGAGGGAGTTTGTAGAATACACCCGTATCCCTGTCATAAGCAGTCTTATGGGCCTGGGTTGTATTCCTGATCAACACCCGCAGAATTACGGTATGGTGGGCATGCACGGAACCTATGCCGCCAACATGGCGACCACCCATGCGGATTTGCTGATTGGCCTGGGCGTGCGATTTGACGATCGGGTCACAGGCCTTGTGGCGGATTTCGCCTCAAAGGCGAAAGTGATTCATTTCGATATCGATCCTGCTGAGGTTAATAAGAACATTATCGCCGATATTCGTGTCGTAGGGGATTTAAAGTGGTCCATACCGGCTCTGTTGAATCAAGTGCAAGAGAGAGCTGCGGAAACATGGATGGGGTCCAATACGGAATGGGAAAAGCAACTGGATGAATGGCGGGAGAATAATCCTCTGACTTATCTTCCCCGGGAAGGAATGATTATGCCTCAGCATTTAATCCAGCGCGTCAGCCATTTTGCGGCAGAGGATGCTGTTGTCGTCACAGATGTCGGACAGCATCAGATGTGGGCCAGCCAATTTTATGAGTATAGACGTCCCCGGACGTTGCTCACCTCCGGTGGTTTGGGAACCATGGGCTACGGGCTGCCCGCAGCTTTGGGAGCTCAAGTGGGATGCCCCGACCGCCAGATTGTCTGTTTTTCGGGTGATGGCGGTTTTATGATGAACTGTCAGGAGTTGTCGACGTTAGCAGATTTGGACTTGCCGGTCAAGGTATTTATTCTTAATAATCAGGTCCTCGGTATGGTAGCCCAATGGCAGCGGATGTTCTATAACGGACATTACTCCCACACTACCCTGAAAGGGCGTACGGATTTTGTGAAACTGGCGGAAGCGATGGGTGTCACCGGTCTGAGAGTCACCGAACCACAGGATGTTGACATGGCCATTCAAAAGGCCTTCGCAATCAAAGGACCTGTAGTCGTGGAGATTCGGATTCCTGCTGACGAAAATGTACTGCCCATGGTTCCGGCGGGAGGACGTCTTGACCAAATGATTATGGGAGGGTAA
- the secD gene encoding protein translocase subunit SecD, whose protein sequence is MMKRGSILKLTATLLLIAITVVFSIQPLTDSERGISLGLDLRGGVHLVLQAEPGPDGAAITADDVEKAKSIIDKRINEMGLSEPVIQADLDKKRVIVDLAGVQDPDKAVEALKTTAKLTFKDAQGNVVIEGGDLKDARAGQGQSSYVVHLTFSPEGTKKFADVTSRSIGQQIGIYLDDQLLQNPVVQSAITNGQAEITGYASLDEAAQYAVLLRSGALPVSLSIAEKRTVGASLGVDSLNKSINAGIVALVFILLFMLVLYRLPGLVANISLIVFTLIVLWALKGFGAVLTLPGIAGILLSIGMAVDLNIIIYERIKEELRLGKSLRASVEAGFSRAFLTVFDSNITTLFAAATLFFLGTSSIKGFAITLGIGIFASLFTAVTFTRMLLRWIVGINPRMNTAWFGVKRENDVPGKKTGEATPATQAATYEDVKASMPFYFNVVKRRYIWFALSLIMIVVSIGSLFTQKLNLGVDFIGGTMLDMKFSQQVTQEKITQAMESVGLEGPVVQLSDNDTAVLIRTTALEEDKRNELLTALQTQVGDFDRESLKEDKVGPSIGQELTRNAFLSLAIAAVLMLIYIGFRFQFAYAVSGILALLHDVIITVGIFSLFQWEIDATFVAAILTIFGYSINDTVVIFDRIRENEPRLKRGDSYEDMVDKSVWQMMGRSIKTVLTVLISLLALYILGGESTQGFALAMLIGVIAGAYSSVFNASQILVEIKNRMKPKRGGKAARTKA, encoded by the coding sequence AAAAGGCTAAAAGCATCATTGATAAACGGATCAATGAGATGGGGCTGTCTGAGCCGGTCATTCAGGCTGATTTAGATAAGAAGCGGGTTATTGTGGATTTAGCCGGGGTTCAGGACCCGGATAAAGCGGTAGAAGCCTTAAAGACGACAGCCAAGCTCACCTTTAAAGATGCACAAGGCAATGTGGTCATTGAAGGAGGGGATTTGAAAGATGCCCGTGCAGGACAAGGACAGTCCAGCTATGTGGTTCATCTCACCTTCTCTCCAGAAGGAACAAAGAAATTCGCCGATGTAACCAGCCGTAGTATTGGACAGCAGATCGGCATTTACTTAGATGATCAGCTGTTGCAAAATCCTGTAGTACAGTCTGCCATTACCAATGGCCAAGCTGAAATCACCGGGTATGCATCTCTGGATGAAGCTGCTCAATATGCAGTCTTGCTTCGTTCCGGCGCATTGCCTGTAAGCTTAAGCATCGCGGAGAAACGTACTGTGGGAGCTTCACTGGGTGTAGATTCCCTGAATAAGAGTATCAACGCTGGAATTGTAGCTTTAGTATTTATTCTTTTATTCATGCTCGTGCTCTATCGTCTCCCCGGACTCGTCGCCAATATCTCTTTAATTGTCTTTACCTTAATCGTGTTGTGGGCATTGAAGGGATTCGGCGCTGTTCTGACCTTGCCGGGTATAGCGGGGATTCTTCTCTCCATCGGCATGGCGGTGGATTTAAACATCATTATTTATGAGCGGATCAAAGAAGAGCTGCGTCTGGGCAAATCCTTGCGCGCTTCTGTGGAAGCCGGCTTCAGCCGCGCTTTTCTGACCGTCTTTGACTCGAACATTACCACCTTATTTGCGGCGGCAACCCTCTTTTTCCTGGGCACAAGTTCCATTAAAGGATTTGCCATCACCTTGGGTATCGGTATTTTCGCCAGCCTCTTTACTGCTGTAACCTTTACCCGGATGCTTTTGCGCTGGATAGTAGGTATTAATCCGCGCATGAATACTGCTTGGTTTGGTGTGAAGAGGGAAAACGATGTTCCTGGAAAGAAAACCGGGGAGGCAACCCCTGCGACTCAGGCGGCTACCTATGAAGATGTTAAGGCATCGATGCCCTTCTATTTCAATGTAGTGAAACGCCGGTATATTTGGTTTGCTTTATCCCTGATTATGATTGTCGTCAGTATTGGCTCCCTCTTTACTCAGAAGCTGAATCTAGGAGTGGACTTTATCGGCGGCACCATGCTTGATATGAAATTCAGTCAGCAGGTTACCCAGGAAAAGATCACCCAGGCTATGGAATCCGTAGGCCTGGAAGGACCGGTGGTACAGCTTTCCGATAATGATACGGCGGTTTTGATCCGGACCACTGCCTTGGAAGAAGATAAGCGCAACGAATTGCTCACCGCCCTGCAGACTCAGGTAGGAGACTTTGATAGGGAATCTCTTAAGGAAGACAAGGTCGGACCGTCCATCGGTCAGGAGCTGACCAGGAACGCTTTCTTATCTCTGGCTATTGCAGCAGTCTTAATGCTGATATATATTGGCTTCCGCTTCCAATTTGCCTATGCGGTATCAGGAATTCTGGCTCTGTTGCATGACGTGATCATCACCGTAGGGATATTCTCCCTTTTCCAATGGGAAATCGATGCGACCTTTGTAGCCGCTATTCTGACCATCTTCGGATATTCCATCAATGATACGGTAGTTATTTTTGACCGAATCAGAGAAAATGAACCTCGTTTAAAACGAGGGGACAGCTATGAGGACATGGTGGATAAATCCGTCTGGCAGATGATGGGGCGTTCGATCAAAACCGTCCTGACGGTTCTCATCTCCCTGCTGGCACTTTATATCCTCGGTGGCGAATCAACCCAAGGATTTGCCTTAGCCATGCTGATTGGTGTCATAGCCGGAGCTTATTCTTCCGTTTTTAATGCTAGCCAGATTTTGGTCGAAATTAAAAACAGAATGAAGCCGAAAAGGGGCGGTAAGGCTGCCCGCACTAAAGCATAA